The genomic interval TGTCCCAACATGGCTGCCTGCAAATTGTCGTAGATGCTCTTTTGCAGTTGTTTCATGTTTTTCATTGCCGGAATCAAAACTTCCGCGCTTTGCATCTGTTTGGCGCTAACAATGCGAGCTTTTTCGACGGGGGTAGCGTTTACCGGAGCGGTTTGAAAGTAGGAGTCCTGTAAAGCTTTGACGGTCGAGGGCAGAACGTTAGCAGCTTTGGCAAAGGAAAGTTGGTTGGCGTCATTGGTAACGAACAGGGCAAATTTCAGCGCTGCGTCGGGGACATCCGTATCTTTGGGAATCACCAGATCCATGACTGCAACATTTTTCTTGCCCGTTTCGCCCGTAATTTGGGGGGCAGAGGCGGATACTTTGGCGATCGTCGGGGCGTTGGTAGCGATCGTATTCAGGAATTCTGCCCCCGATGCCAGGATTGCCGTATCACCCCGCTGATAAAGATCGATCGCGTAGCGGTGTCCCTCCGTCAGTGCTTCCTTGGGAAGCAGTCCATTCTTATACAAATCAACCCAGTACTGGAAGGCTGCCTTACCCTGAGGCGTATTGAAAGCAGCTTTGCCCTCTGCATTCACCAACTGAACGCCCATTTGCACAAAAGATTCCAGCACCTCGCCCGAATCCTCTGGCACAAAGGTAACAAAGAAGGCATACTTGCCCGTTTTAGCTTTGATTTGTTTGGCAGCCTGCGCCAGTTCCGCATAAGTCGCGGGCGGTTTGCTAACGCCTGCCTGCTTCAGTAAATCGGTGTTATAAATCGCGATCCGCGTTGTCAAATACCAGGGCAACCCAAAGCTTTTACCATCCAGCGTATTTGCCTGCCAGATGTTTGGTAAATAAAGCTGACGCACCTCTGGCGTCACCTTCTCATCCAGGTTTAAC from Kovacikia minuta CCNUW1 carries:
- a CDS encoding ABC transporter substrate-binding protein, producing MSWIRSWKRLGLFALLGLVLSWAISCGSGTPPSTTGQQPSGKQEVEFWTMQLQPQFTDYFNQLIATFEKENPTLKVRWVDVPWADMERKILTAVSAKTAPDVVNLNPNFASQLAERNAWLNLDEKVTPEVRQLYLPNIWQANTLDGKSFGLPWYLTTRIAIYNTDLLKQAGVSKPPATYAELAQAAKQIKAKTGKYAFFVTFVPEDSGEVLESFVQMGVQLVNAEGKAAFNTPQGKAAFQYWVDLYKNGLLPKEALTEGHRYAIDLYQRGDTAILASGAEFLNTIATNAPTIAKVSASAPQITGETGKKNVAVMDLVIPKDTDVPDAALKFALFVTNDANQLSFAKAANVLPSTVKALQDSYFQTAPVNATPVEKARIVSAKQMQSAEVLIPAMKNMKQLQKSIYDNLQAAMLGQKTVDQAIADAAQEWDSRQ